Proteins encoded together in one Triticum dicoccoides isolate Atlit2015 ecotype Zavitan chromosome 7B, WEW_v2.0, whole genome shotgun sequence window:
- the LOC119338174 gene encoding PTI1-like tyrosine-protein kinase 3 — translation MRRWFCCAHVDTPYQENGDEFPSSPERANGNGFTQIGDHGKAPPSIEVPELSFDELKEKTDDFGSKALVGEGSYGRVYYAVLENGTHVAVKKLDTSADPEPDNEFIAQVSVISRLKHEHFVDMLGYCLEGDQRLLAYEFATMGSLHDILHGRKGVAGAQPGPALDWMQRINIAVDAAKGLEYLHEKVQPSVVHRDIRSSNVLLFEDYKAKIADFNLSNQSPDMAARLHSTRVLGTFGYHAPEYAMTGQLTQKSDVYSFGVVLLELLTGRKPVDHTMPRGQQSLVTWATPRLGEDKVKQCVDPRLNGEYPPKGVAKLAAVAALCVQYESEFRPSMSIVVKALSPLIINKPQQQPGAPDTPSDT, via the exons ATGCGGCGGTGGTTTTGCTGCGCACATGTTGACACACCGTATCAGGAAAACGGGGATGAGTTTCCCAGCAGTCCTGAAAGGGCAAATG GTAATGGTTTTACTCAAATTGGTGATCATGGAAAAGCACCTCCCTCCATTGAAGTACctgaattgtcatttgatgaactgaAAGAAAAGACGGATGATTTTGGGTCAAAAGCTTTGGTTGGTGAGGGTTCGTATGGAAGAGTGTATTATGCTGTTCTAGAGAACGGGACACATGTGGCTGTGAAAAAGCTTGATACTTCAGCAGACCCTGAGCCTGACAATGAATTTATAGCGCAG GTCTCCGTTATTTCTAGATTAAAACATGAGCATTTTGTTGACATGCTTGGGTACTGTCTGGAAGGAGATCAACGCTTACTGGCCTACGAATTTGCTACTATGGGTTCTCTACATGATATTTTGCATG GGAGAAAGGGTGTTGCTGGTGCACAGCCTGGCCCAGCACTTGactggatgcaaaggatcaacattgcTGTTGATGCTGCAAAAGGGCTTGAGTATCTTCACGAGAAGGTCCAGCCTTCTGTAGTCCATCGGGACATACGGTCGAGCAATGTACTTTTGTTTGAGGACTACAAAGCTAAAATTGCAGATTTCAACCTTTCAAATCAATCGCCAGATATGGCTGCTCGTCTACATTCTACTCGTGTGCTTGGAACCTTTGGATATCATGCTCCCGA GTATGCCATGACTGGCCAACTGACACAAAAAAGTGACGTGTATAGCTTTGGGGTTGTTCTTTTGGAGCTCCTAACTGGAAGGAAACCAGTAGATCACACGATGCCAAGGGGACAGCAGAGTCTTGTTACCTGG GCAACACCAAGGCTTGGTGAGGACAAGGTAAAACAATGTGTTGATCCAAGATTAAACGGAGAGTACCCTCCAAAAGGAGTTGCCAAG CTCGCGGCGGTGGCAGCGCTCTGTGTGCAATACGAGTCTGAGTTTAGACCTAGCATGAGCATTGTAGTCAAAGCATTGTCGCCCCTTATTATTAATAAACCTCAGCAGCAACCGGGAGCTCCAGACACGCCTTCAGATACTTGA
- the LOC119337192 gene encoding biotin synthase, mitochondrial-like isoform X1 gives MMLLLARSLRSRVRPPLASAVSAAPFSSVSAAAAEAERAVRDGPRNDWTRPEIQAIYDSPLLDLLFHGAQVHRNVHKFREVQQCTLLSIKTGGCSEDCSYCPQSSRYSTGLKAEKLMKKDAVLEAAKKAKEAGSTRFCMGAAWRETIGRKTNFNQILEYVKDIRGMGMEVCCTLGMLEKQQAEELKKAGLTAYNHNLDTSREYYPNIISTRSYDDRLQTLQHVREAGISVCSGGIIGLGEAEEDRVGLLHTLATLPTHPESVPINALIAVKGTPLQDQKPVEIWEMIRMIASARIVMPKAMVRLSAGRVRFSMPEQALCFLAGANSIFAGEKLLTTANNDFDADQAMFKILGLIPKAPNFGDEEATVAAPTERCEQAASM, from the exons ATGATGCTGCTGCTCGCGCGCAGCCTCCGCTCCCGCGTCCGGCCCCCCCTCGCCTCCGCCGTTAGCGCCGCTCCCTTCTCATCGGTATCGGCGGCCGCGGCGGAGGCAGAGCGGGCGGTGCGGGACGGGCCCAGGAACGACTGGACCCGTCCCGAGATCCAGGCCATCTACGACTCCCCgctcctcgacctcctcttccacgGG GCTCAGGTCCATAGGAATGTCCATAAATTTAGAGAAGTGCAGCAATGCACACTTCTTTCAATAAAGACTGGTGGGTGCAGCGAAGATTGTTCATACTGCCCACAGTCTTCAAGATACAGTACTGGATTGAAGGccgagaaattaatgaagaaagatGCTGTCCTAGAAGCAGCAAAAAAG GCAAAGGAGGCTGGGAGCACCCGGTTTTGCATGGGAGCCGCATGGAGAGAGACAATTGGCAGGAAAACAAatttcaaccagattcttgaatatGTCAAGGACATAAG AGGTATGGGCATGGAGGTCTGTTGCACCCTGGGTATGCTAGAGAAACAACAAGCTGAAGAACTCAAGAAGGCTGGACTTACAGCTTATAATCATAACCTAGATACATCAAGGGAATATTACCCCAACATTATTTCTACAAGATCGTACGATGATAGATTACAGACTCTTCAGCACGTCCGTGAAGCTGGAATAAGCGTCTGCTCAG GTGGAATTATTGGTCTTGGAGAGGCGGAGGAAGACCGTGTAGGGCTGTTGCATACACTGGCCACTTTGCCAACACACCCAGAGAGCGTTCCTATCAATGCATTGATTGCTGTCAAAGGCACGCCTCTTCAGGATCAGAAG CCTGTAGAGATATGGGAAATGATCCGCATGATTGCCAGCGCTCGGATTGTGATGCCAAAGGCAATGGTGAGACTTTCGGCAGGGCGAGTACGGTTCTCCATGCCAGAACAAGCTCTCTGCTTTCTCGCTGGGGCCAACTCGATCTTCGCCGGTGAAAAGCTCCTGACAACTGCGAACAATGACTTTGATGCGGACCAGGCAATGTTCAAGATCCTTGGCCTGATTCCCAAGGCTCCAAACTTTGGCGATGAAGAGGCCACGGTAGCAGCACCCACGGAGAGATGTGAGCAAGCCGCTTCGATGTAA
- the LOC119337192 gene encoding biotin synthase, mitochondrial-like isoform X2 codes for MNYEAQVHRNVHKFREVQQCTLLSIKTGGCSEDCSYCPQSSRYSTGLKAEKLMKKDAVLEAAKKAKEAGSTRFCMGAAWRETIGRKTNFNQILEYVKDIRGMGMEVCCTLGMLEKQQAEELKKAGLTAYNHNLDTSREYYPNIISTRSYDDRLQTLQHVREAGISVCSGGIIGLGEAEEDRVGLLHTLATLPTHPESVPINALIAVKGTPLQDQKPVEIWEMIRMIASARIVMPKAMVRLSAGRVRFSMPEQALCFLAGANSIFAGEKLLTTANNDFDADQAMFKILGLIPKAPNFGDEEATVAAPTERCEQAASM; via the exons ATGAATTATGAG GCTCAGGTCCATAGGAATGTCCATAAATTTAGAGAAGTGCAGCAATGCACACTTCTTTCAATAAAGACTGGTGGGTGCAGCGAAGATTGTTCATACTGCCCACAGTCTTCAAGATACAGTACTGGATTGAAGGccgagaaattaatgaagaaagatGCTGTCCTAGAAGCAGCAAAAAAG GCAAAGGAGGCTGGGAGCACCCGGTTTTGCATGGGAGCCGCATGGAGAGAGACAATTGGCAGGAAAACAAatttcaaccagattcttgaatatGTCAAGGACATAAG AGGTATGGGCATGGAGGTCTGTTGCACCCTGGGTATGCTAGAGAAACAACAAGCTGAAGAACTCAAGAAGGCTGGACTTACAGCTTATAATCATAACCTAGATACATCAAGGGAATATTACCCCAACATTATTTCTACAAGATCGTACGATGATAGATTACAGACTCTTCAGCACGTCCGTGAAGCTGGAATAAGCGTCTGCTCAG GTGGAATTATTGGTCTTGGAGAGGCGGAGGAAGACCGTGTAGGGCTGTTGCATACACTGGCCACTTTGCCAACACACCCAGAGAGCGTTCCTATCAATGCATTGATTGCTGTCAAAGGCACGCCTCTTCAGGATCAGAAG CCTGTAGAGATATGGGAAATGATCCGCATGATTGCCAGCGCTCGGATTGTGATGCCAAAGGCAATGGTGAGACTTTCGGCAGGGCGAGTACGGTTCTCCATGCCAGAACAAGCTCTCTGCTTTCTCGCTGGGGCCAACTCGATCTTCGCCGGTGAAAAGCTCCTGACAACTGCGAACAATGACTTTGATGCGGACCAGGCAATGTTCAAGATCCTTGGCCTGATTCCCAAGGCTCCAAACTTTGGCGATGAAGAGGCCACGGTAGCAGCACCCACGGAGAGATGTGAGCAAGCCGCTTCGATGTAA